Genomic segment of Pseudomonadota bacterium:
CACGCCGAACGGCAGGTTCTGGAGCGGGAAGTCGGTGGTCGGCGTGTTCGCGCTGCTCACCCAGCTGCGAAGCGCCGGGTCGTGGGTGATGTCGAGCTCGTTCATGAAAACCGGAAGACTCTCTCTCGTGGTGTCGCTGATCGGTACCGCAGATCGGTGTCGCTGCGCGCTACAGCAGCCCGTTCTCGCGCAGCTCGTCGCAGGGCTCGTCGAACGAGCATGAGCCGAAGCTCACCGCGCAGGCTTTGCGCGCACGCTCGAGCGAGTGGGTGTAGACGCGATGGCCCTGCCAGAAGATGGTGTCGTCATCGAATCCGAACGCGTCGAACGATGTCTCGTCGAGCAGCTCGCGGGCGTCGGCCTCGAGCCCACCGTCGGCCAGCAGCGCCGCCGCGACGAACACATTGAAGAACCCGTGCATCAGCGCGCGCTCGCCATCCGGACGACCATTCATGGGGTGGTCGCCCCGCACGAGATGGTGCAGGCCGGCCGTGGCCTTGAAGGGCACGTCGTGGCGCAGGCAGGCCGCCATGAAACCAGCCACAGCCTCACTCGAAGGGAAGAGTTCCGGCGTGAGCCCCCCCGTGCGCACCTTGGCCCGCGCGCCCCTCGCCTTCAGCAGTGGCAGCACGGCATCGAGATCGCAGGTCACCGGCAGCTCGACGTACAGCTGAATGCCCTCGCCGAAGGCGTCGATGATCTGCTCGGCCGCTTCGGCGGTGGCGGCCTTTGCCTCGACCGTGTCGACCACCGCCCACCCCCCGTGCGTGGCGTTGAAGGCCGCGATGGTGGCGGCGTCGGTTGCGCCGGCCACCGCGCTCACCTTCCACGGCTGCGACGGCGGCGTGCCGTTGCAGGCCCTCGAGAGCGCCTCTGCCAGCTCGCCCAGGCGCGCCGCGGTGACCACGAAGCGCCCCAGCATGAAGGCCTCAGCACTCGCGGCGTGGGCGCGATAGGCGGCCACGGCTGCGTCCATGTCGAGGGCCGCAGGGGGGAACAGGCCGGCGTAGTCGATGAGCCCCTCGGTCAGGGCCGCGATGCAGGGGGTGACGGTGTGCATGGTTCTCCTCAGGAGCTCGTTTCGTCGGCCGGGAGCCACGAGAGCGGGTAGGCGACATCCTCGATGGCAGCCGCCTGCTCGCTCACGCGCAAAGGACGGAAGGTATCGAGCATGACCGCCAGCTCATCGGTGCTCTTCTGGCCGATGCTGGCTTCGATGCGTCCCGGCTGCGGGCCGTGCGGAAGGCCATCCGGGTGCAGGGTGATCGATCCGAAACCGATGCCCTTGCGGCTCATGAACTCGCTGCTGGCATAGAAGAGCACCTCGTCGGTCATGCAGTTCGAGTGATGATACGGCGCGGGAACGGCCTCGGGGTCGAAGTCGTAGAGCCGCGGCACGAACGAGCAGACCACAAAGCCATCGCCCTCGAACGTCTGGTGCACGGGCGGCGGTAGATGCACCCGCCCCACCCGTGGCTCGAAATCGCGGATGTTGAATGCCCACGGATAGTAGGCTCCATCCCAGCCCACCACGTCGAACGGGTGGTGATCGAGCACGGCTTCGACGAAGCGGTTGTCGCGCTTGATGAGAATGGGGAAGTCGCCCGTCTCGTCGTGCACGGGCAGCGCCTCCGGACGGCGGAGGTCACGCTCGCTGTAGGGCGCCGACTCGAGCATCTGTCCCACGGGGTTGCGGTAGTGCTTCGGGATGCGCACCGACCCGGCCGACTCGAGGAACAAGCAGCAGAGCGGCCCGTCGGCGATGCGGTAGCGATGCACGATGCCGCGGGGAACCACGAGGTAGTCGCCGGGCCCGAACGCGATCTCGCCCATCACCGATTCGAGCACCCCGCTCCCCGCGCTCACGTACACGAGCTCATCGCCCTGGCCGTTGCGGTAGAAGTGGTCATCGGTGGTCGTCACCCGCGCAAAGCTCACGGCCACGTCACGGTTGAAGAGCAGCGGGGTGCGACCCGTGAACATGCTCGTAGAGCCGCCGATGCGAGGCGTGACGAAGTGGCGATGCCCCAGCGCGGGAGACGCCTCCTGCGCCCACGCCGCAGCGCCACCGAACGGCTTCACCGTTCGGAAGCTCGTGGGTGGACGAAGGTGGTAGAGGAGCGCCGATGGCCCGCTGAACCCATTGTTGCCCATGAGCTCTTCGGCCAGCAGACGGCCGTCGGCGTAGCGAAACACGATATGGCGCTTGCGCGGCAGCTCACCCAGACGGTGATAGTAGGGCACGTTCTACCTCACAGGTTGCCGCGGCGTTCCTGCTCGGCCTCGATGGACTCGAACAGCGCCTTGAAGTTGCCCTTGCCAAAACCGCGACACCCCTTGCGCTGGATGATCTCGAAGAAGACCGTGGGACGGTCTTGCACCGGACGGGTGAACACCTGCAGCAGGTAGCCGTCATCATCGCGGTCGACAAGCAGGCCCAGCGACTTGATCTCATCGAGGCTCTCGGCGATCTCGCCAACCCGCGCGGGGAGCGCTTCGTAGTAGTCGTCCGGCACGCGCAGGAACTCGACCCCGTTGTCGCGCAGGCGGCGCACCGTGGCGAGAGCATCGCCCGTCTGCAGGGCGATGTGCTGCACGCCAGGCCCCGCGTACGCCTCGAGGTACTCTTGTATCTGGCTCTTGCGACGCCCCTCGGCCGGCTCGTTGATGGGAAACATGATCTTGTGCTTGTCATCAGACATGACCACGCTCATGAGCGCGCTGTACTCGGTGGAGATGTCCTTGTCGTCGAAGGTGATGTAGCGCGCGAAGCCGAGCACGTTGCTGTAGTAGTCAGCCCAGGTCTGCATGGCGCCCAGCTCCACGTTGCCCACGCAGTGGTCGACGCGCACGATTCCCGCGTCTTCGCCCGCGACGGGCGCGGCGATGAAGCCGGGGAGGAACGGGCCGCTGTAGGCGCGCCGAGAGATGAACGAGTGCACCGTGTCACCGTAGGTGTGAATCGACGCGCGCCGGATCTCGCCGTGGGCGTCGCTCACCGTGTGGGGCTCGGCGGCGGAACGAGCGCCACGCTCGAGGGCCAGGGCCCAGGCCGCATCAGCATCGTCGACCTCGAACGCGATGTCGCACACCCCATCGCCGTGCCTGCGGATGTGCTCAGCCGCCGGATGGTTCGCATCGAGCGGCGTGGTGAGCACGAAGGTCGCCTTGCCCTGACTCATCACGTACGAGGTGGCGGCACGACGGCCGGTCTCGAGTCCGCTGTAGGCGACCTGTGAGAACCCGAACGCGTTGCGGTAGTAGTAGGCCGCCTGACGGGCGTTTCCGACATAGAACTCGATGTGATGGATGCGCTTGAGCGCGAGAGCCGTGGAAGCAACGGGAAGCGTGCTCGTGGACATGGCGAACTCCTGCGGTGAGAATCTGGAAGTGCGGCGAGCGTTCGCCACGACCTCGGGGCGTGCCTTCTTTGGCGCGGAGCCCGGCTGACCTCGGCGGCAGGAGCCCCGCAGCGCGGCGCGCAACGTTGAGCCCTGACATCATGACAGCCCTGCGGCTGAAGAGGAGCACCCCAATGAGCTTTGACCGAGAAGGCGTGCGCAAGTGGAACGAATCGATCGCCGCGGAGTTCCGCGCCAACCACGGCAAGGTGGGCGGCCACTTCGAGGGCGTCCCCATGCTGCTGATGACCACGAAGGGGGCGAAGTCGGGGCGCCCGCACCTGTCGCCGCTCGTCTACCAGCCAGACGGTGACCGCATGATCATCTTCGCGTCACGCGCGGGCGACGACCACCATCCGCACTGGTACCTCAACCTCGTAGCCCATCCGGAGGTCACTCTCGAGGTGGGAGATGAGACCTTCGAAGCCCTCGCCACGGTGCTCGAAGGCGACGAGCGCACCCGATTCTTTGAGCGACAGAAGGCAGCCATGCCGCAGTTCGCCGGGTACGCGGCCAAGACGAGCCGCATCATCCCTGTCGTCGCCCTCGAGCGCGTCGCCGCGCGGGGATAGTCGCCTCGGCGGCCCGTTGGCCGCGCATCCATCTGTTCACGTACGGGCAACACATGAACCGCCTCCGCACGCTATCATGCAAGAAGAGAGAGGGGCCGTCAGCGCCCAGTGATGGAGGATGGAACTCATGTTGTCGCAGTCTCGCCTTCACTCCGCCGTTCGAATCTCCCCCTGGACGCCGCCTGCCAATGCCCCCCGCACCGACGTCGCTCCCGCCCCGGCCACCGGGTCGCTGAGCCACCTCAGCCGCGTCTCCGAGCGTCAGCAGGTTGTCAACAGCACCTGGAACCGTGTCTTCGCCGCCGCACAGGCCGCGACGAACCAGCGCAGCGTGGAGATGTCCGAGCGTCCGTTCTGACCGCTCGCCCCCGCCGACCCGCCACCCTGGCCCTCGAAGGAAACCTGTAGCCCCTCGGGCGAACCCCTCTCTTTCACGGAGACCCCGTCTCCGGATTCAGGGAGGGGATGCATCGTGTCGATCAAGGAAGCCTACACGCCTCAAGAAGCCCTTACGCGCTGGGCGGGCGCGGCGGCAACAAAGACCATCGTCGAGATGTTCCGCAAGACCGAGCAGCGATGCGCCAACCGCACCGCGCTGGTGGCCAAGGGCTGGGCCCACGGAACCCAGATCAGCGGCGGTGCTCCGAACTGGAAGGGCGTGACATGGCGCCAGCTCTCCGACCTCGTTCGAGAGGTGGCGGCCGGCCTGCTCGAGCTGGGGGTTCAGTCAGAAGATCGGGTGGCCCACCTCACCAAGAACCGCCCGGAATGGGTCATGACAGACCTCGGAATCCTCTCGACCGGCGCGGTCCACGTGCCGGTCTACCCCACCCTCGCCGCCGATCAGGTCGCCTACATCTTGAACGATGCCGGCGCCCGTGTCGTGGTGGTCGAGACCCAGAAGCATCTCGACGCCATCCTCTCTGAACGGGCGAACATCCCC
This window contains:
- a CDS encoding nitroreductase family deazaflavin-dependent oxidoreductase, coding for MRKWNESIAAEFRANHGKVGGHFEGVPMLLMTTKGAKSGRPHLSPLVYQPDGDRMIIFASRAGDDHHPHWYLNLVAHPEVTLEVGDETFEALATVLEGDERTRFFERQKAAMPQFAGYAAKTSRIIPVVALERVAARG
- a CDS encoding homogentisate 1,2-dioxygenase; the protein is MPYYHRLGELPRKRHIVFRYADGRLLAEELMGNNGFSGPSALLYHLRPPTSFRTVKPFGGAAAWAQEASPALGHRHFVTPRIGGSTSMFTGRTPLLFNRDVAVSFARVTTTDDHFYRNGQGDELVYVSAGSGVLESVMGEIAFGPGDYLVVPRGIVHRYRIADGPLCCLFLESAGSVRIPKHYRNPVGQMLESAPYSERDLRRPEALPVHDETGDFPILIKRDNRFVEAVLDHHPFDVVGWDGAYYPWAFNIRDFEPRVGRVHLPPPVHQTFEGDGFVVCSFVPRLYDFDPEAVPAPYHHSNCMTDEVLFYASSEFMSRKGIGFGSITLHPDGLPHGPQPGRIEASIGQKSTDELAVMLDTFRPLRVSEQAAAIEDVAYPLSWLPADETSS
- the hppD gene encoding 4-hydroxyphenylpyruvate dioxygenase — its product is MSTSTLPVASTALALKRIHHIEFYVGNARQAAYYYRNAFGFSQVAYSGLETGRRAATSYVMSQGKATFVLTTPLDANHPAAEHIRRHGDGVCDIAFEVDDADAAWALALERGARSAAEPHTVSDAHGEIRRASIHTYGDTVHSFISRRAYSGPFLPGFIAAPVAGEDAGIVRVDHCVGNVELGAMQTWADYYSNVLGFARYITFDDKDISTEYSALMSVVMSDDKHKIMFPINEPAEGRRKSQIQEYLEAYAGPGVQHIALQTGDALATVRRLRDNGVEFLRVPDDYYEALPARVGEIAESLDEIKSLGLLVDRDDDGYLLQVFTRPVQDRPTVFFEIIQRKGCRGFGKGNFKALFESIEAEQERRGNL